The following coding sequences lie in one Polynucleobacter necessarius genomic window:
- a CDS encoding DUF484 family protein — protein MSAIDPKQAEQEELVAEWLRVMPGFFERYANLFNEIRIKHPHEDRAISLQERQMTVLRTQNQELNRRLSEMLHFGSRNDKTQQSLVAWLLRLMKANTKAEVETAITTGLAEVFEVESAQLIGPNSAFGPWVDTPLCGSIKELAAASLNLLATQTTLDPEWQSMVAIGLPLGRSLGASQSPGVLLLVSKDESRFTADMGAFYLRQIAELTAAALDRVQAYETKAS, from the coding sequence ATGAGTGCTATTGATCCTAAGCAGGCAGAACAAGAAGAGTTGGTTGCAGAGTGGTTGCGTGTAATGCCAGGCTTTTTTGAGCGTTACGCTAATTTGTTTAATGAGATTCGCATTAAACATCCACACGAGGATCGCGCTATCTCCCTGCAAGAGCGTCAGATGACAGTGCTGCGAACTCAAAATCAAGAGCTCAATCGTCGTTTAAGTGAAATGCTGCATTTTGGTAGTCGTAACGACAAAACTCAGCAAAGTCTAGTGGCTTGGTTGTTGCGCTTGATGAAAGCAAATACAAAGGCCGAAGTAGAAACTGCAATCACAACAGGTTTGGCTGAGGTGTTTGAAGTAGAGTCTGCGCAATTGATCGGCCCAAATTCTGCTTTTGGTCCCTGGGTGGATACGCCCTTGTGTGGTTCCATTAAGGAGCTAGCAGCCGCTAGCTTAAATCTTTTGGCTACTCAAACTACTCTTGATCCAGAGTGGCAGAGCATGGTGGCAATTGGCTTGCCGCTGGGTAGAAGCCTTGGCGCATCTCAATCGCCTGGCGTGCTTTTGTTGGTAAGTAAAGACGAAAGTCGATTTACTGCTGATATGGGCGCGTTTTACCTGCGTCAAATCGCAGAGTTAACTGCGGCAGCCTTGGATCGTGTCCAAGCTTATGAAACTAAAGCTAGCTGA
- a CDS encoding LpxL/LpxP family acyltransferase: MAFSALSACNHWPNSVGLYQKMKNPLFNQKMVQWRDRFGGKSIERQSRLRDLLRELKRGNVAIIAPDIDLGPQNSIFAPFFGIQTSTVDSVSRLAKLANAEVNLMTTTLNKDRKGYTCHISKPLPNFPSDDPKEDTVRLNQYIEGLVRERPTEYYWVHKRFKHRPAGEPSLYD, encoded by the coding sequence ATGGCATTTTCAGCCTTAAGCGCATGCAATCATTGGCCTAATAGTGTGGGCTTGTACCAAAAAATGAAAAACCCACTTTTCAACCAGAAGATGGTGCAGTGGCGCGACCGTTTTGGGGGCAAATCGATTGAAAGACAAAGCCGCTTACGGGATTTGCTCCGTGAGCTCAAACGAGGCAACGTGGCTATCATTGCGCCAGATATAGACCTCGGACCTCAAAATTCTATCTTCGCGCCATTCTTTGGCATTCAAACAAGCACCGTGGACTCCGTTTCACGCTTGGCAAAGCTTGCAAATGCAGAGGTCAATCTCATGACCACAACCCTAAACAAAGATCGAAAGGGTTATACCTGTCACATTAGCAAGCCACTTCCAAATTTTCCTAGCGATGACCCAAAGGAAGATACAGTGCGTTTAAACCAATATATCGAAGGGCTTGTTCGAGAAAGACCAACAGAGTACTATTGGGTTCATAAACGCTTTAAACATCGGCCTGCTGGCGAGCCAAGCCTTTACGATTAA
- the dapF gene encoding diaminopimelate epimerase has product MNTPLSNVGRKIRFTKMHGAGNDFIVLNGIEQDLSNISQTQWQSLAHRQFGVGADQILLVEKATRPDADFRYRIFNADGGEVEQCGNGSRCFVRYVLDHGLSTKNPLRVEVAHTVLTLHSRPDGQVEVNMGAPIFEHSHIPFNAAGLASVQEFQETLYALPLNYPAMHDSFVGVLSMGNPHAVQVVGNLESAPVLQEGPEIEEHPAFPKRVNAGYMQIMNRNEIELRVYERGAGETLACGTGACAAVVSGIRRDLLDSPVKVHTRGGDLQIAWDGIANNVAKPVIMTGPAVTVFEGETEIK; this is encoded by the coding sequence TTGAACACACCCCTGAGTAATGTTGGACGCAAAATACGCTTCACCAAAATGCATGGTGCGGGCAATGATTTCATTGTGCTTAATGGTATCGAGCAAGACCTGAGCAATATCTCACAAACTCAATGGCAATCATTAGCACATCGTCAATTTGGTGTTGGCGCAGATCAAATCCTATTAGTTGAAAAAGCGACGCGGCCCGATGCAGATTTTCGTTATCGTATTTTTAATGCTGACGGTGGCGAAGTAGAGCAATGTGGCAATGGCTCACGCTGTTTTGTACGTTACGTTCTTGATCATGGTTTATCAACGAAGAACCCCCTTCGAGTTGAAGTAGCCCACACTGTATTAACTCTTCACTCTCGTCCAGACGGACAGGTTGAGGTAAATATGGGCGCACCTATTTTTGAACACAGCCACATTCCATTTAATGCAGCCGGCTTAGCGAGCGTTCAAGAATTTCAAGAAACTCTTTATGCGCTGCCCTTAAATTACCCAGCCATGCACGATAGTTTTGTTGGTGTTTTATCCATGGGCAATCCTCATGCCGTACAAGTAGTTGGGAATTTAGAGAGTGCGCCAGTGCTGCAAGAGGGTCCTGAAATTGAAGAACATCCTGCCTTTCCAAAAAGAGTCAATGCAGGCTATATGCAGATCATGAATCGCAATGAAATCGAACTCCGCGTGTATGAACGCGGTGCAGGCGAGACTTTGGCTTGCGGCACCGGCGCTTGTGCGGCGGTCGTTTCGGGAATTAGAAGAGACTTATTGGATTCGCCAGTAAAAGTGCATACCCGTGGCGGCGATCTTCAAATTGCTTGGGATGGCATTGCTAACAATGTTGCCAAGCCTGTCATCATGACTGGACCAGCAGTGACGGTATTTGAGGGTGAAACTGAAATCAAGTAG
- the metK gene encoding methionine adenosyltransferase, with product MANDYFFTSESVSEGHPDKVADQISDSILDAIMAQDPTARVAAETLCNTGLVVLAGEITTNANVDYIQVARNTLREIGYDNTAYGIDYKGCAVLVAYDKQSPDIAQGVDKAHDDGLDQGAGDQGLMFGYACDETAELMPLPIHLSHRLVERQSQLRRDGRLNWLRPDAKSQVTLRYVDGKPDSIDTVVLSTQHDEDISLEKLREAVIEEIIKPVLPKHLIKGAINFLVNPTGRFVIGGPQGDCGLTGRKIIVDTYGGAAPHGGGAFSGKDPSKVDRSAAYAGRYVAKNIVAAGLASKCLIQISYAIGVAKPTSVMVSTFGTGKISDEKIAQLVSEHFDLRPKGIVKMLNLLRPIYRKTAAYGHFGREEPEFTWEQTDKAAALRAAAGL from the coding sequence ATGGCAAATGATTATTTCTTCACCTCAGAGTCAGTCTCTGAAGGTCACCCCGATAAAGTAGCAGACCAAATTTCTGATTCGATCCTTGATGCCATTATGGCTCAAGATCCAACTGCACGTGTTGCAGCAGAAACTTTATGCAACACCGGTTTGGTGGTTCTCGCAGGTGAAATTACTACGAATGCAAACGTTGACTACATTCAAGTAGCACGCAATACCTTGCGTGAAATTGGTTACGACAACACTGCCTACGGTATTGACTACAAAGGTTGTGCAGTATTGGTTGCTTACGATAAGCAAAGTCCAGATATCGCTCAAGGTGTTGATAAGGCTCATGATGATGGTTTGGATCAAGGGGCTGGTGACCAAGGCTTGATGTTTGGTTACGCTTGTGATGAAACTGCAGAGCTCATGCCTTTGCCAATTCATTTGTCACATCGCTTGGTAGAGCGTCAATCACAATTGCGTCGCGATGGTCGTCTCAATTGGTTGCGTCCGGACGCAAAGTCACAAGTGACATTGCGTTATGTTGATGGCAAGCCTGATTCCATCGATACCGTTGTCCTCTCCACTCAGCATGATGAAGATATTTCTCTTGAAAAATTGCGCGAAGCAGTAATCGAAGAAATCATCAAGCCAGTATTGCCTAAGCATTTGATCAAAGGGGCAATTAACTTCTTGGTAAATCCAACAGGTCGTTTCGTGATTGGTGGCCCACAAGGCGATTGCGGTTTAACTGGTCGCAAAATTATTGTGGATACCTATGGTGGCGCAGCGCCTCATGGTGGCGGTGCATTCTCAGGTAAAGACCCGTCTAAGGTTGACCGTTCTGCTGCTTACGCCGGTCGTTATGTCGCGAAGAATATCGTGGCTGCTGGTTTAGCAAGCAAGTGCTTGATTCAGATCTCCTATGCGATTGGTGTTGCTAAGCCAACTTCAGTCATGGTCAGCACCTTCGGTACTGGCAAGATTTCTGATGAGAAGATCGCTCAATTGGTATCTGAGCACTTTGATCTCCGTCCAAAAGGAATCGTGAAGATGCTTAACCTCTTGCGCCCAATCTATCGTAAGACTGCTGCTTATGGCCACTTTGGTCGTGAAGAGCCAGAATTTACCTGGGAGCAAACAGACAAAGCAGCAGCCTTACGTGCAGCAGCAGGTCTGTAA
- the dksA gene encoding RNA polymerase-binding protein DksA, translated as MSDKDYMNAAQLDFFRQKLLTLKDDILKNASETTEHLRENILVPDPADRATIEEEYALELRTRDRERKLLKKVEQALSRIESGDYGWCEETGEPIGLNRLIARPTANLSLEAQERRELRQKLFGE; from the coding sequence ATGTCCGACAAGGACTACATGAACGCTGCACAGCTGGACTTTTTCCGTCAAAAACTACTTACACTTAAAGATGACATTTTAAAAAATGCATCCGAAACCACAGAACATCTTCGTGAAAATATTTTAGTGCCTGATCCTGCAGATCGTGCAACGATTGAAGAAGAATATGCATTGGAATTACGGACGCGCGATCGCGAGCGCAAGCTCTTGAAAAAAGTTGAACAAGCGCTCAGCCGAATTGAGTCTGGTGACTATGGTTGGTGTGAAGAAACTGGCGAACCAATCGGCTTGAATCGTTTAATTGCAAGGCCTACAGCCAATTTATCTCTCGAAGCTCAAGAACGTCGTGAGCTTCGTCAAAAATTATTTGGCGAATAA
- the slmA gene encoding nucleoid occlusion factor SlmA, which produces MRESIEPAGIDSSNADAGKARKRPRPGERRLQILQVLVEMLQNPKGERITTAALAAKIEVSEAALYRHFASKAQMFEGLISFIEQTVFGLINQINQKEELGLAQARGILQMLLVFAEKNPGMTRVLLGDALLQEDDRLQERITQVLDRVEASLKQALRIAQTQGGAWAQLGQEEVSVRAAMLMSFVLGRWHRFARSGFKKMPTEASDASLRLLLSE; this is translated from the coding sequence ATGCGTGAATCTATAGAACCGGCAGGTATCGACAGCAGCAACGCTGACGCTGGTAAAGCACGCAAACGTCCTCGTCCGGGAGAGCGTCGCCTACAAATTTTGCAGGTGCTGGTAGAGATGCTGCAAAACCCAAAGGGTGAGCGTATTACAACGGCTGCCCTAGCTGCAAAGATTGAAGTTTCTGAGGCGGCTTTATATCGCCACTTTGCTAGTAAAGCGCAGATGTTTGAAGGTCTTATTTCTTTTATTGAACAAACTGTTTTTGGTTTGATTAACCAGATCAATCAAAAAGAAGAGTTGGGGCTTGCTCAGGCGCGCGGTATTTTGCAGATGCTGTTAGTCTTCGCGGAAAAAAATCCTGGTATGACTCGAGTTTTACTGGGCGATGCTTTATTGCAAGAAGATGATCGTTTGCAAGAACGCATTACTCAGGTATTAGATCGCGTAGAGGCATCGTTGAAACAAGCGTTGCGTATTGCCCAAACTCAGGGAGGCGCATGGGCTCAACTCGGGCAAGAAGAGGTCAGCGTTCGTGCGGCAATGTTAATGAGTTTTGTATTGGGCCGTTGGCATCGCTTTGCGCGTAGCGGCTTTAAAAAAATGCCAACCGAGGCCTCTGATGCTAGTTTGCGCCTTCTTCTTTCAGAATGA
- a CDS encoding tyrosine recombinase XerC — protein MKLKLAELHPLLQEYLQELHVLRQLSAHTLKAYGMDLSDLQNFAQEDAIDLLKVSNGHVRRWAGRLHSQGKSSRSIARALSAWRGWYDWLTEKDARRNAGTGKTLVNLVANPVDDVKAPKRLKSLPKALSVEQALALVQQAVKESQEQKDLESIRDAAIIDLLYSSGLRLSELLGIDVVQSKDRQQESAGWLDWDAAEVTVLGKGGKRRSVPVGVPAMQSLKEWRQIRDASNYAEQSNALFLSTSGKRLSPRTVQARLRSLAIRAGLPTHVHPHMMRHSFASHVLQSSQDLRAVQEMLGHASIASTQIYTSLDFQHLAQAYDKAHPRAKAGKD, from the coding sequence ATGAAACTAAAGCTAGCTGAACTTCATCCTCTCTTGCAGGAGTATTTACAAGAGTTGCATGTTTTGCGCCAGCTCTCTGCCCACACGCTAAAAGCGTATGGAATGGATCTGAGTGATCTACAAAATTTTGCTCAAGAAGATGCAATTGACTTATTAAAGGTAAGCAATGGTCATGTACGTCGCTGGGCTGGTCGCTTGCACTCACAAGGAAAATCTTCACGCAGCATTGCCAGAGCCCTTTCAGCATGGCGAGGTTGGTATGACTGGCTTACTGAAAAAGATGCTAGACGCAATGCCGGCACAGGCAAGACTCTCGTTAATCTCGTTGCTAATCCTGTTGATGATGTCAAAGCGCCAAAGCGCTTGAAGTCTTTGCCTAAAGCTTTATCGGTTGAGCAGGCTTTAGCCTTAGTTCAGCAGGCAGTGAAAGAGTCCCAAGAACAAAAAGATCTTGAGTCAATCCGAGATGCCGCAATTATTGATTTGCTGTACTCATCAGGCTTGCGTCTTTCCGAGCTCTTGGGAATTGATGTAGTTCAGAGTAAAGATCGCCAACAGGAGTCAGCGGGTTGGCTAGATTGGGATGCTGCTGAGGTTACAGTCTTGGGCAAGGGGGGCAAGAGACGTTCAGTGCCCGTCGGGGTTCCTGCAATGCAATCTCTCAAAGAGTGGCGACAGATCCGAGATGCCAGTAATTATGCAGAGCAATCGAACGCCCTGTTTTTGTCGACCAGCGGAAAAAGACTATCGCCAAGAACGGTTCAAGCCAGATTAAGATCCTTAGCAATACGTGCAGGTTTGCCTACCCATGTACACCCCCATATGATGCGGCACAGTTTTGCTAGTCATGTTTTGCAATCTTCACAAGATTTGCGAGCAGTACAAGAAATGTTGGGTCACGCCAGTATCGCTAGTACCCAGATTTATACGTCCTTAGATTTTCAACATCTAGCCCAGGCATACGATAAAGCGCATCCTAGAGCAAAGGCTGGCAAAGACTAA
- the pyrE gene encoding orotate phosphoribosyltransferase, with translation MSSNNSNQDNFIRFALEAKVLSFGEFKTKAGRISPYFFNAGEFSDGARLSALGRYYAKALQESKIAFDMLYGPAYKGITLAAATAIALANDGVNVPYAYNRKEAKDHGEGGVLVGAPVKGKVVIVDDVISAGTSVRESVDLIRNAGAEPAAVLIALDRMERSGSATEIGEKSAVQAVEQEFGLPVIAIANLTGLMSFLTASSDAQLSNYLPAVKAYRDKYGI, from the coding sequence ATGAGCTCAAATAATTCAAATCAAGATAACTTTATTCGTTTTGCCTTAGAGGCAAAGGTTTTGTCTTTCGGGGAGTTTAAAACTAAAGCAGGAAGAATCTCGCCTTATTTTTTTAATGCTGGAGAATTTAGTGATGGCGCACGCTTAAGTGCCCTAGGTCGTTACTATGCCAAGGCTTTACAAGAGTCAAAGATTGCATTTGATATGTTGTATGGCCCCGCATACAAGGGCATTACCTTGGCTGCTGCTACGGCGATTGCTTTAGCAAATGATGGCGTTAACGTGCCATATGCCTATAACCGAAAAGAAGCCAAGGATCATGGTGAGGGCGGCGTATTAGTTGGTGCGCCAGTTAAGGGTAAGGTAGTCATTGTTGATGACGTGATTTCTGCAGGGACATCAGTCAGAGAGTCAGTGGATTTGATTCGCAATGCAGGGGCAGAGCCAGCTGCAGTCTTAATTGCGCTCGATCGCATGGAAAGATCTGGAAGCGCAACAGAAATCGGAGAGAAGTCTGCTGTGCAAGCGGTTGAGCAAGAATTTGGTTTACCAGTGATTGCGATTGCCAATCTCACAGGATTAATGTCTTTCTTAACAGCCTCCAGCGATGCTCAGCTCAGCAATTATTTGCCTGCAGTAAAAGCGTATCGTGATAAGTACGGAATCTAA
- the argB gene encoding acetylglutamate kinase, whose product MTKHLPTLSDISPLLKAEILAEALPYIRAYHGKTIVIKYGGNAMVEERLKEGFARDVILLKLVGMNPVVVHGGGPQIDEALKKIGKTGTFIQGMRVTDDETMEVVEWVLGGEVQQDIVMLINHFGGQAVGLTGKDGGLIHAKKMMIPSDSEPGKKVDIGFVGEIEAINPAVVKALQDDAFIPVISPIGFSEEGQAYNINADLVAGKMAEILHAEKLVMMTNIPGVMDKDGKLLTDLTAREIEALFADGTISGGMLPKISSALDAAKSGVNSVHIIDGRIEHSLLLEILTEQAFGTMIRSR is encoded by the coding sequence ATGACTAAGCATCTACCTACTCTGAGCGATATCTCACCTTTATTAAAGGCAGAAATTCTTGCTGAAGCGTTGCCCTATATACGTGCGTATCACGGTAAGACTATTGTGATTAAGTACGGCGGAAACGCCATGGTTGAAGAGCGCCTTAAAGAGGGCTTTGCACGCGATGTGATTTTGCTCAAACTAGTTGGCATGAACCCAGTAGTGGTTCATGGTGGCGGCCCTCAAATTGATGAAGCTCTGAAAAAGATTGGCAAGACCGGTACCTTTATTCAAGGTATGCGCGTTACCGACGACGAAACAATGGAAGTAGTAGAGTGGGTCTTGGGCGGTGAGGTCCAGCAAGACATAGTCATGCTAATTAACCATTTTGGCGGTCAAGCAGTCGGTTTAACCGGTAAAGACGGTGGCTTGATTCACGCGAAGAAAATGATGATTCCTAGCGATTCTGAACCAGGTAAAAAAGTGGATATTGGGTTCGTTGGTGAAATTGAAGCGATTAATCCTGCTGTGGTGAAAGCCTTGCAGGATGATGCGTTTATTCCAGTGATCTCCCCAATTGGATTTAGCGAAGAAGGTCAGGCTTACAACATTAATGCTGACTTAGTAGCTGGCAAAATGGCGGAAATTTTGCATGCTGAGAAGTTAGTCATGATGACTAATATTCCTGGCGTGATGGATAAAGATGGCAAGTTGTTAACTGATTTAACGGCTCGAGAAATTGAAGCTTTATTTGCTGATGGCACGATTTCGGGTGGTATGTTACCTAAGATCTCTTCTGCTTTAGATGCAGCTAAGAGCGGGGTAAATTCAGTTCACATCATCGATGGCCGTATTGAGCATTCCTTATTGTTAGAAATTCTGACTGAACAAGCGTTCGGTACGATGATTCGTTCCAGATAA
- the metW gene encoding methionine biosynthesis protein MetW: MSLVNNRADFAAIAQWIVPNSQVLDLGCGDGSFLEFLQKQKPVHTYGVEIDDARVLSCVQKGLNVIQQDLEGGLALFEDNSFDTVVLSQTVQTIHQTEKILREVVRVGKESIVSFPNFGHWSHRLAVGLGRMPVSKSLPYQWYNTPNVRVLTVADFEKLASSLGLKVLDQYILHDGRQVTLMPNLFGSLALFRVSRA, encoded by the coding sequence ATGAGCTTAGTGAACAATCGCGCCGATTTTGCGGCCATCGCACAATGGATTGTGCCTAATAGTCAGGTACTTGATTTGGGTTGTGGTGACGGAAGTTTTTTAGAGTTCTTGCAAAAGCAAAAGCCGGTGCATACCTATGGTGTTGAGATTGATGATGCACGCGTGCTCTCTTGTGTACAAAAAGGTTTGAACGTTATCCAGCAAGACTTAGAGGGCGGCCTGGCTTTGTTTGAAGACAATAGTTTTGATACGGTTGTTCTATCTCAAACCGTACAAACGATTCATCAAACTGAAAAGATTTTGCGTGAAGTCGTGCGAGTCGGCAAAGAGTCAATTGTTTCTTTTCCAAATTTTGGACATTGGTCTCATCGTCTAGCAGTTGGTCTTGGTCGTATGCCAGTATCAAAAAGTTTGCCTTATCAGTGGTACAACACACCTAACGTGCGCGTCTTGACCGTTGCTGATTTTGAAAAGCTCGCCTCTAGTCTGGGTCTGAAAGTGTTAGATCAATACATCTTGCATGATGGTCGACAGGTGACCTTAATGCCAAATTTATTTGGTAGCTTGGCCTTATTCCGCGTTAGTCGCGCTTAA
- a CDS encoding exodeoxyribonuclease III — protein MLRIISANLNGIRSAIKKGFLSWALKQNADFICMQEIKAQRDDLEDAILNPDGLYGFFHHAEKKGYSGCGIYTPHKPDEVLYGYGNEEFDAEGRYVEARFKGLSVISVYMPSGSSSPERQEAKYRYLDSFLPHLVKLKKSGREIVLCGDVNIAHQEIDLKKNWKGNLKNSGFLPEERAWLTNLFDKEGYVDVFRKLEPEASESCYTWWSNRGQAYAKNVGWRIDYHISTPGIAATAKMTAVYKDERFSDHAPLTVDYDWKL, from the coding sequence ATGTTACGCATCATTTCAGCGAACCTCAACGGTATTCGTTCAGCAATCAAAAAAGGGTTTCTATCTTGGGCCCTGAAACAAAATGCCGACTTCATCTGCATGCAAGAGATCAAAGCTCAGCGCGACGACTTAGAGGATGCCATTCTCAATCCTGACGGTTTATATGGCTTTTTTCATCATGCCGAGAAAAAAGGCTATAGCGGTTGCGGAATCTATACTCCTCACAAGCCAGATGAAGTTCTCTATGGCTACGGTAATGAAGAGTTTGATGCCGAGGGGAGGTACGTTGAGGCTCGCTTCAAAGGGTTGTCAGTCATTTCGGTATATATGCCCTCAGGCTCAAGCTCACCAGAACGTCAAGAGGCCAAATATCGCTATCTTGATAGTTTTCTACCTCACCTAGTAAAGCTTAAAAAATCCGGTCGTGAAATCGTCCTTTGTGGTGACGTGAATATTGCCCACCAAGAAATTGACCTAAAAAAAAACTGGAAAGGTAATCTGAAAAATTCAGGCTTCTTACCAGAGGAGCGTGCATGGCTAACTAATCTCTTCGATAAAGAGGGTTATGTTGATGTATTTCGAAAACTTGAACCAGAGGCAAGTGAGTCTTGTTATACCTGGTGGAGTAATCGTGGCCAAGCGTATGCTAAAAATGTTGGGTGGCGCATCGACTATCACATCAGTACCCCAGGAATTGCTGCTACCGCAAAAATGACTGCTGTTTATAAGGATGAGCGCTTTTCTGATCATGCACCACTGACCGTAGATTACGACTGGAAGCTTTAA
- a CDS encoding LpxL/LpxP family acyltransferase, giving the protein MRKLLLKASLHLIAALPLAVVQVLGSLLGMLAYVGSKQYRSLFRPQYESVVNARKLPLKLWSAIRASGMLFSDSLWIWRNPQKALKRVEVQNWDVVETAIHEDHGLVMLTPHLGGFEIIPRVLAQHFPATILYRPSRQEWLNEVVEEGRAYPNIHFVPTNLNGVRQMTRALTRGEAIGILPYSITVSVGYGLGWLAAHIPNSRARVVKTNLRLCFPHLTEIEIDNLALEHWKLFGRSVESNAAGFGLELGTKFFLSFPSALRLILAMENPAS; this is encoded by the coding sequence GTGCGAAAACTCTTACTGAAAGCTAGCCTTCATCTCATTGCCGCTCTACCCCTTGCTGTAGTACAGGTATTGGGATCATTGCTGGGCATGCTCGCTTACGTGGGCTCAAAACAATATCGCTCGCTTTTCAGACCTCAATATGAATCTGTAGTGAATGCTCGCAAACTTCCACTGAAGCTATGGAGTGCAATCAGAGCATCAGGCATGTTGTTCTCGGACAGTCTTTGGATTTGGCGTAATCCCCAAAAAGCATTAAAGCGAGTAGAGGTCCAAAATTGGGATGTAGTAGAGACCGCAATTCATGAGGACCACGGTCTTGTCATGCTCACCCCACACCTTGGCGGCTTTGAAATTATTCCTCGGGTATTGGCGCAGCATTTTCCTGCCACTATCCTCTATCGCCCTTCACGCCAAGAATGGCTTAACGAAGTAGTTGAAGAAGGTCGCGCCTACCCAAACATACATTTTGTTCCCACCAATCTCAACGGAGTTCGCCAAATGACTAGAGCCCTGACTCGTGGCGAAGCGATTGGCATTCTTCCATACAGCATTACAGTGAGTGTTGGTTATGGCTTAGGCTGGCTTGCTGCTCACATCCCCAATAGTCGCGCCCGAGTAGTTAAAACTAATTTGCGACTGTGCTTTCCCCATCTCACAGAAATAGAAATTGATAATCTCGCTCTAGAGCACTGGAAATTATTTGGTCGTAGCGTAGAGTCGAACGCAGCAGGGTTTGGCTTGGAACTAGGAACCAAATTCTTTCTTTCGTTTCCATCAGCTCTGAGATTGATCTTGGCGATGGAAAACCCCGCATCTTAG
- the ahcY gene encoding adenosylhomocysteinase: protein MNTVSDLNNFVATRCAIADISLADFGRKEIAIAETEMPGLIAIRDEFAAQQPLRGARITGSLHMTIQTAVLIETLEALGAEVQWASCNIFSTQDHAAAAIAANGTPVFAIKGETLEQYWDFTHRIFEWADGGYTNMILDDGGDATLLLHLGARAEKDQACLNHPTSEEETILFGAIKKKLAQDPTWYSTRLEKVKGVTEETTTGVHRLYQMFAKGELKFPAINVNDSVTKSKFDNLYGCRESLVDAIKRATDVMIAGKVAVVCGYGDVGKGSAQALRALSAQVWVTEVDPICALQAAMEGYRVVTMDYAADKADIFVSATGNYHVITHDHMVKMKDQAIVCNIGHFDNEIDVAGIEKYKWEEIKPQVDHVIFPAANGQPEKRIIILAKGRLVNLGCGTGHPSYVMSSSFANQVIAQIELWNAVGTNKYPIGVYTLPKHLDEKVARLQLKKLNAQLTELTDQQAAYIGVTKEGPYKADHYRY, encoded by the coding sequence ATGAATACCGTTTCTGATTTAAATAATTTTGTAGCAACCCGTTGTGCTATTGCTGATATTTCTTTGGCTGACTTTGGCCGCAAAGAAATTGCTATTGCTGAAACTGAGATGCCCGGCTTGATTGCCATTCGTGATGAGTTTGCTGCACAGCAGCCATTACGTGGTGCACGCATTACTGGTTCATTGCATATGACCATTCAAACTGCAGTATTGATTGAGACTCTTGAGGCGCTCGGCGCTGAAGTACAGTGGGCTTCATGTAATATTTTTTCAACACAGGACCATGCCGCTGCTGCAATTGCTGCCAATGGCACCCCAGTTTTTGCGATCAAAGGCGAAACCCTTGAGCAATATTGGGACTTTACGCACCGCATTTTTGAGTGGGCTGATGGCGGTTACACCAATATGATTTTGGATGACGGTGGCGACGCTACTTTGTTATTACACCTTGGTGCGCGCGCTGAAAAAGATCAAGCATGCTTGAATCATCCAACGAGCGAAGAGGAAACTATCTTATTCGGCGCCATTAAGAAAAAATTGGCACAAGATCCAACCTGGTACTCAACGCGTTTGGAAAAAGTAAAAGGCGTTACCGAAGAAACTACTACTGGCGTACATCGCCTGTATCAAATGTTTGCTAAAGGCGAATTGAAGTTTCCTGCAATCAACGTTAATGATTCTGTAACCAAAAGCAAATTCGATAACCTCTATGGATGTCGTGAATCCCTGGTAGATGCGATCAAGCGCGCTACAGATGTCATGATCGCAGGTAAGGTTGCAGTTGTTTGCGGTTACGGTGACGTAGGTAAGGGTTCAGCTCAAGCATTGCGTGCTTTGTCTGCTCAAGTTTGGGTGACTGAAGTAGACCCAATTTGTGCATTGCAAGCGGCGATGGAAGGCTATCGTGTTGTGACTATGGATTACGCTGCTGATAAAGCAGACATCTTTGTTTCAGCAACTGGTAACTACCATGTAATCACGCATGACCATATGGTGAAGATGAAAGATCAAGCCATCGTTTGTAACATTGGCCACTTTGATAATGAGATCGATGTTGCTGGTATCGAGAAATACAAGTGGGAAGAAATCAAGCCACAAGTAGATCACGTGATTTTCCCAGCCGCCAATGGTCAGCCTGAAAAGCGCATCATTATTTTGGCTAAGGGCCGTTTGGTGAATTTGGGTTGCGGCACAGGGCACCCTTCTTATGTAATGAGTTCCTCATTTGCCAATCAAGTAATCGCACAAATCGAATTATGGAATGCAGTTGGTACCAATAAATACCCAATCGGCGTTTACACATTGCCTAAGCATTTGGACGAGAAAGTTGCGCGTTTGCAGCTCAAGAAGCTCAATGCCCAGTTGACTGAATTAACTGATCAACAAGCTGCTTACATTGGTGTAACGAAAGAAGGCCCATATAAGGCTGACCACTATCGTTATTAA